In Persicimonas caeni, a single window of DNA contains:
- a CDS encoding thiamine pyrophosphate-dependent dehydrogenase E1 component subunit alpha, whose translation METIDLYRQLSRARAFELALASLWQAGLISGEMHLGTGEEAVDVGVAAHLEPGADAVALDHRPTPVLVALGADLRKILLEVMGHKEGLGGGQGGHMHLFDRERMAASSGIVGAAGPAACGFALAARQLRPGRVAVGFFGEGAANQGMLLESLNLAAAWSLPVVFVCKDNEWSITTRTQRVTGGNLAERAAGFGMRSYKVDGLDVEAMHEAAGDAVAHARKGRGPSFVLARCSRLDGHFLGDSLVRTAAHPISEGKEQVAKIASGMLSRGGALGDRVGGVLRLLDSMRRLRRQKRDTANDPLVRARRKLALRREEVAAIDAEAHDEIEGAVEAALGEVQR comes from the coding sequence GCCCGTGCCTTCGAGCTCGCCCTCGCCTCATTGTGGCAAGCAGGACTTATCTCGGGGGAGATGCACCTGGGCACCGGTGAGGAGGCCGTCGACGTAGGCGTGGCGGCGCATCTGGAGCCGGGGGCCGACGCGGTGGCGCTCGACCATCGGCCCACGCCGGTGCTCGTGGCGTTGGGGGCCGACCTTCGCAAGATCTTACTCGAAGTGATGGGCCACAAAGAGGGGCTGGGCGGCGGACAAGGCGGCCACATGCACCTGTTCGACCGCGAGCGCATGGCCGCGAGTTCCGGCATCGTGGGGGCGGCGGGGCCGGCGGCGTGCGGATTTGCGCTGGCGGCGCGCCAACTCCGACCGGGGCGCGTGGCGGTGGGCTTCTTCGGCGAGGGCGCGGCCAACCAGGGGATGCTGCTCGAGTCGCTCAATCTGGCGGCGGCCTGGTCGTTGCCGGTGGTGTTCGTGTGCAAGGACAACGAGTGGTCGATCACCACGCGCACTCAGCGAGTCACCGGGGGCAACCTGGCCGAGCGAGCCGCCGGGTTCGGGATGCGCAGCTACAAGGTCGACGGGCTCGACGTCGAGGCGATGCACGAGGCGGCCGGCGACGCGGTCGCCCACGCTCGCAAGGGGCGCGGGCCGTCGTTCGTGCTGGCGCGCTGCTCGCGGCTCGACGGCCACTTTTTGGGCGACTCTCTGGTTCGCACGGCCGCGCATCCCATCAGCGAGGGCAAGGAGCAGGTCGCCAAGATCGCCTCGGGCATGCTGTCGCGCGGCGGCGCGCTGGGCGATCGCGTGGGCGGAGTGCTGCGCTTGCTCGACAGCATGCGCCGGCTTCGGCGCCAGAAGCGCGATACGGCCAACGACCCGCTGGTGCGCGCGCGCCGCAAGCTCGCGCTGCGTCGCGAGGAGGTCGCCGCCATCGACGCCGAGGCGCACGACGAGATCGAAGGGGCGGTCGAGGCCGCGCTCGGGGAGGTCCAACGATGA
- a CDS encoding alpha-ketoacid dehydrogenase subunit beta, which translates to MSIVTQELTYDEAIDAAIDGAMARDERVVVMGEDIHTLRSGLYARYGEGRVMPTPISEAAFVGAGVAAAMAGLRPIVELMMADFAGVAMDAILNHMAKVETFSGGAWRCPMVLRMGTGGGYGDAGQHQQALWGMLGGIPGLDVVVPSTPADAFGLMRTAILQPTPVVFMEHKLLSASWLEFLGRGGRQTVSFDVPTAGARGEVDVEADPTPIGEAAVRRRGDDLTMVSLGVGVHRAIEASERLADDGVSCEVIDLRSVRPLDRPTVAESVQKTGRLLVVDEDYEQFGLSGELAALVLEAGLTPRYARVCVRQTLPFSAELERQALPNVTRIIEVGTQLMH; encoded by the coding sequence ATGAGTATTGTCACCCAAGAGTTGACTTACGACGAAGCGATCGACGCCGCCATCGACGGCGCAATGGCCAGAGACGAGCGCGTGGTGGTCATGGGCGAAGACATCCACACGCTGCGCTCGGGGCTGTACGCGCGCTACGGCGAGGGGCGGGTGATGCCCACGCCCATCAGCGAGGCGGCGTTCGTGGGCGCGGGCGTCGCCGCGGCCATGGCGGGCCTGCGCCCCATCGTGGAGTTGATGATGGCCGACTTCGCCGGGGTCGCCATGGACGCCATCTTGAACCATATGGCCAAGGTCGAGACGTTCTCGGGCGGCGCCTGGCGCTGCCCGATGGTGCTGCGCATGGGCACCGGCGGGGGCTACGGCGACGCCGGCCAGCACCAACAGGCGCTGTGGGGCATGCTCGGAGGCATCCCGGGCCTCGACGTGGTCGTGCCGTCGACGCCGGCCGACGCCTTCGGGCTGATGCGCACCGCCATCTTGCAGCCCACCCCGGTCGTCTTCATGGAGCACAAATTGCTGTCGGCCAGTTGGCTCGAGTTTCTGGGCCGCGGCGGGCGACAGACCGTCTCGTTCGACGTGCCCACCGCCGGCGCGCGCGGCGAGGTCGACGTCGAGGCCGACCCGACGCCCATCGGCGAGGCGGCCGTGCGCCGGCGCGGCGACGACCTGACGATGGTTTCGCTGGGCGTGGGCGTGCACCGCGCCATCGAGGCGAGCGAGCGCCTCGCCGATGACGGGGTCTCGTGCGAGGTCATCGACCTGCGCAGCGTGCGCCCGCTCGACCGCCCCACGGTAGCCGAGTCGGTCCAAAAGACCGGCCGGCTCCTCGTCGTCGACGAGGATTACGAGCAGTTCGGCCTCTCCGGCGAACTCGCCGCGCTGGTGCTCGAGGCGGGGCTTACGCCCCGTTATGCCCGCGTGTGCGTGCGCCAGACGCTCCCGTTTTCCGCCGAGCTCGAGCGCCAGGCGCTCCCTAACGTCACCCGCATTATCGAGGTCGGTACGCAGTTGATGCATTGA
- a CDS encoding protein kinase domain-containing protein produces the protein MPVPPPGYRVVETLYESPRTIVHRARREADDQLVILKQLKITHPSPHDLVRFRTEYEIAHKLQGPHLVHVDEMIKHMHRLVLVEEDFGGRPLLEFIPEDGMSIDEFLDTAIKTTRALGDLHSQGVIHRDLTPKNVLLNPATGELKLVDFGLSTPLFLGEVDKRHAHETEGTLPYMSPEQTGRTNRQIDYRTDFYSLGTVFYQMATGALPFEGADDPAEWFHCHLARDPIAVRQRRAEIAPVLSDIIMRLMAKAPEERYQSAHGLLIDLERCQEQWRSQGSIEAFELGERDVRAILHVSQKLYGRDDEVRRLMESFEQVSRGSRKLVLVSGPTGIGKTALTAKLQQSINAKSCWFGCGKFGAGQQPMPYGAVSEALRSLISQLFGFSSTTLAKWRKRIGQALGDDAALLSTLIPELTTLLGPLEGSDELQPTEARHRFGRALLRFVSVFCQPERPLILQLSDLQRADEASLALLETLVSAPELESLLVVGTYRDDEVDADHALRRTIEALEHAGQEVEHIALPPLSCEQVKQLVADTLRPPEKRLDDLAALVHAKTSGNPYFINRFLENLNRESLLWFDPEDGRWCWNQERIEEADITENVIDLLLVRLEELPEQTRTTLTFAALMGSTFELELLARVRGASLPEVYRQLEPALNEGILKPSTGAKLYDPKEVDSPVIIEEFSFTHDRLQEAAAQLATRGEHHEAQLLETHKELGRTLQSKLHEDSKPQLIFETVGHLNLASELLEDPFEALEVERLNLRAGHLALESMAFVAARGYLRQADELMDRCRFDGKSKWETQFELAWKVALARSQAEALAGNLEAAETICIDTLDKVEDPVRRATLCAILVRIRALAGRLGQAVQAAREGLAPLGIELPREGLDELLDAKLDEVDTAMAQLELDDLPNLPRVDDPRADAALKLLVAVEPAAGLLDFRLVQIVGLESTKLTLAHGMRTESLSGLSHYGVTLSLRGRAQEGYRVGQLALHAARESQNDSVFCHVAFINAAMLMHWSRPLRDCVELLAEGHEAGMRAGNVPFAGWCKSCELMYSAMAGEELHEVFEHAEAARKLGNKYAHGPMTAQAEAYVALARNLLGHTTDEKSFASYEFADADALLEHCRSYGLDAVCATFQVARAQVAYIYGDAELTVQLLEEMEENIGAMVGTFDTGRWSFYMALGLADRCHQLDAGARKPLRRRLDSLQDSLSKLGEQCPPNYLHKRMLVDAEVAWLDDRFRDAISLFDRAIEEATMQGFTHLEALANERAGEFWLAYDKPDFAASYLWRAERVYRAWGANRKVAALRSEYRDLIERGRTTGARNPSKHQAPIDLTSVFKAVESIAAKLDLNELLSTLMRVVLENAGAQHGTFFAVEGHSIHAVVEGRINSEPTQPATRLELDEWVGGARSVVRYVQRTDELVVLGRASSDPRFADDPYLDSHAVRSILCMPVEESGEVIGILYVENNLHDYAFTKENTRVLKILAGHIAVSLNKAKLYDELKEKEERFRQLAENIEEVFWLMDWPSREIVYVSPAYEKIWNRRVPSDPVPLGDWLEPVVERHRHVVATCLAEKAPQGGYDVSYQIERPSGELRWVHDRGFPIRDRHGKTYRIAGVAVDITRQHEIKKMKDEFISIVSHELRTPLTPITGIFRLLAENSDEELSERSRQMVDLGLRNARRLLRIIDDLLDMQKLSLEKVDFDEEILDLYEVVSEAVEINAALGEPRGVRVELDAPDEPLCVQADRGRLLQVFTNLLSNAIKFTDEGTSVDVAVRRINQRGQVSVRDHGPGIPPEARANIFEKFTQADSSMTRKHGGTGLGLTIAKSIVGRLDGRINFDSEVGEGTTFYVEFPLVEGA, from the coding sequence ATGCCCGTTCCGCCGCCAGGCTATCGCGTCGTCGAGACTCTCTATGAGAGCCCGCGCACGATCGTACACCGTGCCCGGCGCGAGGCGGACGACCAGCTCGTGATCCTCAAGCAGCTCAAGATCACCCACCCCTCCCCACACGACCTGGTGAGGTTTCGCACCGAGTACGAGATTGCGCACAAGCTTCAGGGGCCTCATCTGGTGCATGTCGACGAGATGATCAAGCACATGCACCGGCTGGTGTTGGTCGAAGAAGACTTCGGCGGGCGCCCTCTCTTGGAGTTCATCCCCGAAGATGGGATGTCGATCGACGAGTTTCTCGACACCGCCATCAAGACCACTCGCGCCCTGGGAGATCTGCACTCTCAGGGGGTCATCCACAGGGACCTGACTCCGAAAAATGTCTTGCTCAACCCCGCGACGGGAGAGCTCAAGCTGGTCGACTTCGGCCTGTCGACGCCGCTCTTTTTGGGCGAAGTCGACAAGCGGCATGCCCACGAAACCGAAGGCACCCTGCCGTACATGTCGCCCGAGCAGACCGGGCGGACCAACCGCCAGATCGACTACCGCACCGACTTCTACTCGTTGGGCACGGTGTTCTACCAAATGGCCACCGGCGCTCTGCCCTTCGAAGGGGCCGATGATCCCGCCGAGTGGTTCCACTGCCATCTGGCGCGCGATCCCATCGCCGTGCGCCAGCGGCGCGCCGAGATCGCGCCGGTGCTCTCCGACATCATCATGCGTCTGATGGCCAAGGCGCCCGAGGAGCGCTACCAGAGCGCCCACGGGCTGCTTATCGACCTCGAGCGCTGCCAAGAGCAGTGGCGCTCACAGGGTAGCATCGAGGCGTTCGAGCTCGGCGAGAGGGACGTGCGCGCCATCTTGCATGTCTCGCAGAAGTTGTACGGGCGCGACGATGAGGTTCGTCGGTTGATGGAGAGCTTCGAGCAGGTCTCTCGCGGCAGCAGGAAGTTGGTGTTGGTAAGCGGGCCGACCGGGATCGGCAAAACCGCGCTGACCGCCAAGCTGCAACAGTCAATCAACGCCAAGAGCTGCTGGTTCGGCTGCGGCAAATTCGGCGCGGGCCAGCAGCCGATGCCCTACGGCGCAGTGTCGGAGGCGCTGCGCAGCCTCATCTCGCAACTATTCGGGTTCTCTTCGACGACCCTGGCCAAGTGGCGCAAGCGCATCGGCCAGGCGCTAGGGGACGACGCCGCGCTGCTCTCGACGTTGATCCCCGAGCTGACCACCCTGCTCGGCCCCCTCGAAGGGAGCGATGAGTTACAGCCGACCGAGGCCCGACATCGATTCGGGCGCGCGTTGCTGCGCTTCGTGAGCGTCTTCTGTCAGCCGGAGCGCCCCCTCATCTTGCAGCTCTCCGACCTGCAGCGCGCCGACGAGGCGTCGCTGGCGCTGCTCGAAACGCTCGTGAGCGCACCGGAGTTGGAGAGCCTGCTGGTCGTGGGCACCTACCGCGATGACGAGGTCGACGCCGATCACGCGTTGCGTCGCACCATCGAAGCGCTCGAGCATGCCGGCCAAGAGGTCGAGCACATCGCATTGCCGCCGCTGAGCTGCGAGCAAGTCAAGCAACTGGTCGCCGATACCCTGCGCCCCCCGGAGAAGCGCCTCGACGACTTGGCCGCGCTGGTGCACGCCAAGACCTCGGGCAACCCATACTTTATCAACCGCTTTTTGGAGAATTTGAATCGCGAGTCATTGCTCTGGTTCGACCCGGAGGACGGTCGGTGGTGCTGGAATCAGGAGCGCATCGAAGAAGCCGACATCACCGAAAACGTCATCGACCTGCTGCTCGTGCGCCTCGAGGAGTTGCCCGAGCAGACTCGCACCACCTTGACCTTCGCTGCGCTGATGGGCTCGACCTTCGAGCTGGAGTTACTCGCACGGGTGCGCGGAGCCAGCCTGCCCGAGGTCTACCGGCAATTGGAGCCCGCCCTCAACGAGGGAATCCTAAAGCCGAGCACCGGCGCCAAGCTGTACGACCCCAAAGAGGTCGACTCGCCGGTGATCATCGAGGAGTTCAGCTTCACCCACGACCGGCTCCAAGAAGCCGCGGCGCAGTTGGCGACTCGTGGCGAGCATCACGAGGCGCAACTCCTCGAGACGCACAAGGAGCTCGGGCGCACCCTGCAGAGCAAGCTGCACGAGGATTCCAAGCCGCAGTTGATCTTCGAGACCGTCGGTCACCTGAACCTGGCAAGTGAGTTGCTCGAAGACCCCTTCGAGGCGCTCGAGGTCGAGCGGCTCAACCTGCGCGCCGGGCATCTGGCGCTCGAGTCGATGGCGTTTGTCGCCGCTCGCGGCTACCTGCGACAGGCCGACGAGTTGATGGACCGCTGCCGCTTCGACGGCAAGAGCAAATGGGAAACACAGTTCGAGTTGGCCTGGAAAGTCGCGTTGGCTCGGTCGCAGGCCGAGGCCCTCGCCGGCAACTTGGAGGCAGCAGAGACCATCTGTATCGACACCCTCGATAAGGTCGAGGACCCGGTTCGACGCGCCACACTCTGCGCGATTCTGGTGCGCATCCGCGCGCTGGCCGGCCGCCTTGGCCAAGCAGTGCAAGCCGCCCGGGAGGGCCTTGCCCCCCTGGGCATAGAGCTTCCGCGCGAAGGTCTGGACGAGCTCCTCGATGCCAAACTCGACGAGGTCGACACGGCGATGGCCCAGCTCGAGTTGGACGACCTGCCCAACTTACCTCGCGTAGACGACCCGCGAGCCGACGCCGCGTTAAAGCTATTGGTGGCCGTCGAGCCGGCCGCCGGTTTGCTCGATTTCCGCCTCGTGCAAATCGTCGGCCTGGAGTCGACCAAGCTGACGCTGGCCCACGGGATGCGCACCGAGTCCCTGTCGGGCCTCTCGCATTATGGAGTCACCCTCAGCCTGCGCGGACGCGCCCAAGAGGGCTATCGAGTCGGCCAGCTCGCGCTGCACGCTGCGCGTGAGTCGCAAAACGACTCGGTCTTTTGCCACGTCGCCTTCATCAATGCCGCCATGCTCATGCACTGGTCGCGCCCGTTGCGTGACTGCGTCGAGCTGTTGGCCGAAGGGCACGAGGCCGGCATGCGCGCGGGGAATGTCCCCTTCGCCGGCTGGTGCAAGTCATGCGAGTTGATGTACTCGGCGATGGCCGGCGAGGAATTGCACGAGGTGTTCGAGCACGCCGAAGCGGCCCGCAAGTTGGGCAACAAGTACGCTCACGGCCCCATGACCGCGCAAGCCGAGGCGTACGTGGCGCTGGCGCGAAACCTGCTCGGCCATACCACCGACGAGAAGAGCTTCGCCAGCTACGAATTTGCCGACGCCGACGCGCTGCTCGAACACTGCCGAAGCTATGGCTTGGACGCGGTCTGCGCCACGTTTCAAGTCGCGCGCGCTCAAGTCGCCTACATCTACGGCGATGCCGAGCTGACCGTGCAATTACTCGAAGAGATGGAGGAGAATATTGGCGCGATGGTGGGCACCTTCGACACCGGGCGCTGGTCGTTTTATATGGCGCTCGGCTTGGCCGACCGGTGTCATCAGCTCGACGCTGGCGCGCGCAAGCCCCTGCGCCGGCGTCTCGACTCACTGCAAGACAGCCTGTCCAAGCTCGGCGAGCAGTGCCCGCCCAACTATCTGCACAAGCGCATGCTCGTCGACGCCGAGGTCGCCTGGCTCGACGACCGCTTCCGCGACGCCATCTCGCTGTTCGATCGCGCCATCGAAGAGGCCACGATGCAGGGCTTTACGCACCTGGAAGCGCTGGCCAACGAGCGCGCCGGCGAATTCTGGCTGGCCTATGACAAGCCCGATTTTGCGGCGAGTTACCTTTGGCGCGCCGAGCGCGTCTACCGCGCCTGGGGAGCCAATCGAAAGGTCGCCGCACTCCGCAGCGAGTATCGCGACTTGATCGAGCGCGGGCGGACCACAGGGGCCCGAAACCCCAGCAAGCACCAAGCTCCCATCGATCTGACGAGCGTCTTCAAGGCGGTCGAGTCGATCGCGGCCAAGCTCGACCTCAACGAACTGCTCTCCACGCTGATGCGAGTGGTCCTCGAGAACGCCGGCGCTCAACACGGCACGTTCTTCGCGGTGGAAGGTCATTCCATTCACGCGGTGGTCGAGGGTCGCATCAACAGCGAGCCGACCCAGCCGGCGACGCGCCTCGAGCTGGACGAGTGGGTCGGCGGCGCGCGCTCGGTGGTGCGCTACGTGCAGCGCACCGACGAGCTGGTCGTGCTCGGCCGAGCCTCCAGTGACCCACGCTTTGCCGACGACCCCTACCTCGACAGCCATGCCGTGCGCTCCATTTTGTGCATGCCCGTCGAGGAGAGCGGCGAAGTCATCGGCATCTTGTACGTCGAGAACAACCTGCACGACTACGCCTTCACCAAAGAGAATACCCGCGTGCTCAAGATTTTGGCCGGGCATATCGCCGTGTCTCTGAACAAGGCCAAGCTCTACGACGAGCTCAAGGAGAAAGAGGAGCGGTTTCGCCAGCTCGCCGAGAATATCGAGGAGGTCTTCTGGCTGATGGACTGGCCGTCTCGCGAGATCGTCTACGTCAGCCCGGCCTACGAGAAGATCTGGAATCGGCGGGTGCCCTCCGATCCGGTGCCGCTGGGCGACTGGCTCGAGCCGGTGGTCGAGCGCCATCGCCATGTAGTGGCAACCTGTCTGGCCGAGAAGGCTCCGCAGGGGGGCTACGACGTCTCTTACCAGATCGAGCGGCCCTCCGGAGAGCTTCGCTGGGTGCACGACCGCGGCTTCCCGATCCGCGACCGACACGGCAAGACCTACCGCATCGCCGGGGTGGCGGTCGACATCACCCGCCAGCACGAAATCAAGAAGATGAAGGACGAGTTCATCTCGATCGTCAGCCACGAGCTGCGCACGCCCCTGACGCCGATCACCGGCATCTTCCGGCTGCTCGCCGAGAATTCGGACGAGGAGTTGTCGGAGCGCTCGCGCCAGATGGTCGACCTGGGCCTGCGCAACGCACGCCGGCTGCTGCGCATCATCGACGACCTGCTCGACATGCAGAAGCTGTCGCTCGAGAAGGTCGACTTCGACGAGGAAATCTTGGACCTGTACGAGGTGGTCTCGGAGGCCGTCGAGATCAACGCCGCGCTGGGCGAGCCACGCGGTGTGCGCGTCGAGCTCGACGCCCCCGACGAGCCGCTATGCGTGCAGGCCGACCGCGGCCGACTGCTGCAGGTCTTCACCAACCTGCTGTCCAACGCCATCAAGTTCACCGACGAGGGCACCTCGGTCGACGTGGCGGTGCGCCGCATCAACCAACGCGGCCAAGTCAGCGTGCGCGACCACGGCCCTGGCATCCCGCCCGAAGCCCGCGCCAACATCTTCGAGAAGTTCACCCAGGCCGACTCCTCGATGACCCGCAAGCACGGCGGCACCGGCCTGGGCCTGACGATCGCCAAGTCGATCGTCGGCCGACTCGACGGACGTATCAACTTCGACAGCGAAGTAGGCGAAGGGACGACGTTTTACGTGGAGTTTCCGTTGGTGGAGGGGGCGTGA
- a CDS encoding type II toxin-antitoxin system RelE/ParE family toxin — protein sequence MNLNWTATAIATLDSISRYLAEEADKRTARVMEGRIITKVGEIPSFPKSGRAVPELNTPEIREVFVGSYRIVYQLDSVESPSRIDVLGVVHGSQLFENTAVWSLVDDD from the coding sequence GTGAATCTGAACTGGACCGCGACGGCGATAGCGACGTTAGACTCAATCAGTCGCTATCTCGCCGAAGAGGCCGATAAAAGAACGGCCCGCGTGATGGAGGGGCGTATCATCACGAAGGTCGGAGAAATCCCGTCGTTTCCAAAGTCAGGCCGTGCCGTTCCCGAACTGAACACCCCCGAGATCCGTGAGGTGTTCGTCGGCTCCTACCGTATCGTTTACCAGCTAGACTCCGTCGAATCCCCTTCTCGTATCGATGTTCTTGGAGTGGTGCACGGCTCCCAGCTTTTCGAGAACACTGCCGTTTGGTCGCTGGTTGACGACGACTGA